AATCGGCGACTGTTTAATgcttatttatatattgtacATATAAACATATAAAGAGTATCTATATCAGCTCCTATTGTCGCTGAACACGCAGACTGCGCGGTTCAATTATCAAAACGCCGATAAGCATCTGACTGCGGGAACTGAGACAAATTCACAAAATCACGCAaagatttgagaattttaaaaatcgcaaGAGCGTACGCGACGAGATTTCGTTTGTCAAGGcgcttattttaaaaatgccaAGACGGCGTCACCTGGCCACCAGCCAAATTCCGCTCATAacgagatttttttctcgtcgcGTACACGCGATTCATGCCTCCGATTTCCCCGAGCTAATTGTTTAACATATAACTACGTGCAAATTGTATCGGATAATTGGATTGACGTTACATTGTATAAGCGCTAAACGAGAGCGCGGGAAAATCGAGGTTAAGGGTCGCGGCTGGTTATTATCGTTTACTTATCGCTTACGGCGTAACGCGACAAATATATTGTGAAAGATTTCCTTGCGCGAGTTTTCCGACTGCGAGCGCGGAGTCGACCTTTAAACGGCGCGTTCCACATTTTACCGCTGAATACGCGCCTTCCgggttgaagaaaaaaattagtattgtcctttgttttatttttaataaacccAAGTCGTTGTTGAGACTTCCCTATCTGTGTGAAGTGTATGATTCGAAATGAAATTATTCCAGATCGACGCCAGCAGTGATCTTCTGGCAATGGTGCAATCAGTCCTTCAACGCGGTGGTCAACTACACGAATCGCAGCGGCTCGAGTCCTATTCCCCTGGAAACCCTCGGCATCAGTTACGTCGGTGCGACGGGCGGAGCCGTCATCACCGCGCTGACCCTCAACAAACTCGCGAAACGCGGACCACCCCTAGCCGGTAGACTGGTGCCGTTGGCCGCAGTCGCGGCAGCCAATTGCGTCAACATCCCCCTCATGAGATTCACCGAGCTGAGGGACGGTATCGAGCTGCAGAACGACAAGGGCGAGAAGCTCGCCAACAGCAGGAAGGCTGCCAAGGAGGCCATCACCTCCGTCACCGTCTCCAGGATACTGATGGCTTCGCCCAGTATGAGTAAGTCCACTCCTTGTTTTACCTGGGAATCGCCCGATTGGAATTTTTAAACGAGCCTCGACTGTTTTTCAGTTCTGGCGCCACTGGTGATGACCGCCCTGGAGCGTCGCAACCTTCTGGCAAAGGCCAAGTGGGCCGGAGGTCCAATCCAGGTGGCTCTCTGCGGTGTCTGCCTGACCTTCGCCACACCGCTCTGCTGTGCTCTGTTCGCCCAGCGCGTCGCCGTTTCGGTGGACCACCTCGAGGAGGACGTTCAGAAGGAGGTGCTGGCCAAGGAGCCCAATGCCAAGACGGTCTACTACAACAAGGGCCTGTGAGCTCCGAAAACCAAAGACTGCACTACTTACTTCGTTGCTCGTTTGCTCGTGGATGACgaactttgttttttatttgaaatcgAAGCGAGTGCTTGGATGCTAGTGATTTTCACCTGTGAGTTTTAAAGTTATCGATGACGTGGATCAAACAATTTTGAGAAAGGCGGAATAGCTCGAAACGGCTGTAGGACTATAGAGAACATTCCAATGTTATTTTAATAAGAATATATTAGGATCATCGATTATATCGTTAAAAGTCACGGGTGAATGGTCCTCTACGTAGTTAGAATGCGTTGATCGCACAGAAGGTATATTTTCGAAGGAAAATCATACGTTTATCTGCTTGACATTATGCGTTCCATAAAGCTTGTTAACAGTGCTGATTGTTAATACGATAAAGGAACTACGTAATATAATACAGCGCACTGTCGCATTACGAACAAAAGTTATAGAGATATTGTTGTTTTAGCAGGCTTCCAGACTGCGTCTGCCGAATACGTTATTTGCAACGAAACTgttattatgattttttttataaaaagatgtGCTACAATAGCTCAACACAAACACGTGCAAGCCTACCAATTACCATTGATATATTCAATTCTTGTTGTGACTTTGCGTCAATTAATGTTGGTGCTCTGCCGCCAAAGCTCAATaagacaataaaaaataaaaacaatttcgtccaaaaataaaaatgtctcGTGCGTTCGATCAGTG
The sequence above is drawn from the Nasonia vitripennis strain AsymCx chromosome 4, Nvit_psr_1.1, whole genome shotgun sequence genome and encodes:
- the LOC100117626 gene encoding sideroflexin-1 encodes the protein MFSSPAKIDIEKPRWDQSTYVGRAQHFLKLTNPLNVFATNGQLEKAKDIVTKYRKGASLEQLGISENELWENKYLYDSAYHPDTGEKMTLIGRMSAQVPMNMMITGCMMTFYQSTPAVIFWQWCNQSFNAVVNYTNRSGSSPIPLETLGISYVGATGGAVITALTLNKLAKRGPPLAGRLVPLAAVAAANCVNIPLMRFTELRDGIELQNDKGEKLANSRKAAKEAITSVTVSRILMASPSMILAPLVMTALERRNLLAKAKWAGGPIQVALCGVCLTFATPLCCALFAQRVAVSVDHLEEDVQKEVLAKEPNAKTVYYNKGL